The stretch of DNA CGGCGTGCGCACCTACGCCTCGGTGGACGGAGGGATGTTTGAGAACCCCCGGCCGGCCCTCTACGGCGCCCGCTACACCGCGGTGGTGGCCGACCGCGCCAGCAACCCTCCCGAGGAGGTCGTGGCCGTCGCCGGGCGCTGCTGCGAGTCCGGCGACGTCCTGATCTGGGAGGCGGCGCTCCCGGCCCTACGTCCCGGTGACCTCCTGGCGGTCTTCTCCACCGGCGCCTACACCTACTCCATGGCCAGTAACTACAACCGCTTCCCCCGGCCCGCGGTCGTCCTGGCCGGAGGGGGGCGGGTCCGCGTGGTGGTGGAGCGGGAGACCTACGAGGACCTGGTCCGCAAGGACCGGCCCCTGGCGTAGTGCTCGGCCTTTCCCTGGCCACCTTGGTATTCCGGGCCATAGCGCTGCTGATCGCCGCACCCTGCCACGAGTTCGCCCATGGCTATGCCGCCGACCGGCTGGGGGACCCGACACCGCGGCGCGCCGGCCGGCTGACCCTCAACCCCCTGGCCCATCTGGACCCGTTGGGTACCATCCTGCTCCTGCTGACAGGGTTCGGCTGGGCGAAGCCGGTGCCCGTTGACCCGGCCTACTTCGCCGACTGGCGGCGCGGACTGATCGCCGTGGCCGCGGCAGGGCCGGCGGCCAACGTAATCCTGGCCATCCTGTTCGGCCTGCCGTTCAAGCTGGGAGTGGTGGAGGTGGCGGGATCCCTGGGGCGGCTGCTGCTGATGGTCGTCTTCATCAACGCCGTCCTTGCCGTATTCAACCTGATCCCCGTCCCGCCGCTGGACGGGTCGAAGATCATGGTCGGCCTGCTACCCGGGCGGCTGGGAATCGCCTATGCCCGCCTGCAGACCTACGGTGTCCTCATCCTCATCGCCCTCATCTGGTTCCGGATCACCGACCTGCTGGTGCTGCCCCCGCTGCTGTGGCTGGTCCACCTGGCCACCGGGCTGGGCAGGGTGTGAGCTTTGGCCCCGCCTGGGGGCAGGGATTTTCCCGCTACGCACCGTACCTAAACCAGGTGCACGCCGCCTGCGGCGGCCGTTGTCCACCGTGACCGGCAACCGATCCGACCCGCTCATCGTCCGCACCAGTACGTTTGAAGGTCCGCTGGACCAGCTCCTCCGCCTGGCCCAGGGCGGGCAGGTGGACCTGGAGGAGATCCCTCTTGGGGACATCGCTGCGCAGTACCTGGCTCGCACGCGGCAGGACCTGGATCCGGATGATGTCACGGAGACCATCTGGCTGCTTGCCGCCCTGATCGAGCTCAAAGCGCGGACCCTCCTGCCACAGCCCCCTCCGGTGGAGGAGCCAGCGGTGGAGGATGCCGGTGGTCTGGAGGAAATCCTGGAGGAGCGCCTGGCAAGCTACCGGGCCTTCAGGGACGTGGCCACAGCGCTGCGCGTTCTGGAGGCCTACCAGCAGCGCGTCTTCCTGCGCCCCCCGGAGCAGCCCGATGAGCCTCTGTTGTCGGGGATCGCCCTCACCGACCTGTGGCGTGCCTTCCAAGAGGTTCTGGCGCGGGGACGGGAGCGCGGTGCGGAGATCCCTCCTGAAGGGATCACCGTGGCGGAGCGGATGGCTGCCATCCTGGGACTGCTGGCCGCAGAGGCGGAAGGGGTCCCCTTCTACGCCCTTTTCCCGGCGGAGGCGACCCGTCTGGAGATCGTGGTCACCTTTCTGGCCCTGCTGGAGCTCGTCCGCCTGCTGCGCGTGCGGGTGGTGCAGGAGGCCCGCTTCGGCACCATCCGCATCTACGCCCGCGCCCCGGCGGAGGACCGACCCGGAGCTGAGGCCGGATGACCGACCCCCGCATCCGGGAGGCGGCCAACGCCATCGAGTGCGTCCTCCTGGTCAGCGGGGAGCCCGTCCGTCTCCACCAGCTCGCCGAAGCAATACAGGCGCCCGCCGATGTGGTCGTCGCTGCCGTAGCCCTGCTGCGGCAAGAGTACGCCGGCCGTGGGCTGGAGGTGCAGGAGGTGGCCGGCGGCTACCAGCTGGGGACGCGGCCGGCCTACGCCAATGCGGTGCGTCGCTACCTGGGAGCAGCGGGGCGTGA from Armatimonadota bacterium encodes:
- a CDS encoding diaminopimelate decarboxylase; this translates as GVRTYASVDGGMFENPRPALYGARYTAVVADRASNPPEEVVAVAGRCCESGDVLIWEAALPALRPGDLLAVFSTGAYTYSMASNYNRFPRPAVVLAGGGRVRVVVERETYEDLVRKDRPLA
- a CDS encoding site-2 protease family protein — protein: MLGLSLATLVFRAIALLIAAPCHEFAHGYAADRLGDPTPRRAGRLTLNPLAHLDPLGTILLLLTGFGWAKPVPVDPAYFADWRRGLIAVAAAGPAANVILAILFGLPFKLGVVEVAGSLGRLLLMVVFINAVLAVFNLIPVPPLDGSKIMVGLLPGRLGIAYARLQTYGVLILIALIWFRITDLLVLPPLLWLVHLATGLGRV
- a CDS encoding segregation/condensation protein A, which translates into the protein MTGNRSDPLIVRTSTFEGPLDQLLRLAQGGQVDLEEIPLGDIAAQYLARTRQDLDPDDVTETIWLLAALIELKARTLLPQPPPVEEPAVEDAGGLEEILEERLASYRAFRDVATALRVLEAYQQRVFLRPPEQPDEPLLSGIALTDLWRAFQEVLARGRERGAEIPPEGITVAERMAAILGLLAAEAEGVPFYALFPAEATRLEIVVTFLALLELVRLLRVRVVQEARFGTIRIYARAPAEDRPGAEAG